One Cicer arietinum cultivar CDC Frontier isolate Library 1 chromosome 8, Cicar.CDCFrontier_v2.0, whole genome shotgun sequence DNA segment encodes these proteins:
- the LOC101504125 gene encoding putative pentatricopeptide repeat-containing protein At5g47460, protein MKPNAFALVHLIRTATELSCRKFGQQLHSYALRSGYHYSNIYVSTSLIKFYVTIHFLTHAHNLFVEIPQPNVVSWNTLISGYVQAGKFQKALSLFINLERSQICADTFSFTSAMAACAPLSLLKLGSSIHSKTVKLGMANDTVVANCLINMYGKCGSVEPAVRIFSDIADKDDVISWNSVIAACANNGNIELGYKFLQLMPNPNGISYNGLINGIAQAGKIEDAVWILSTMPCPNSSSWNSIITGFVNRNRVQEALDMFGKMHLRNLPMDEFTFSIILNGIASLSALTWGMTIHCCTVKYGVDSCVVVGTALIDMYSKCGRANNAESIFNVLPNRNLISWNAMLSGYARNGDFAQVSSLFESLKMERDIEPDGITFLNLISACSHNQIPFETAIRYFDAMMNEYGIAPSIELCCSMIRLMGQKGELWRAQKMIHELGFESCGVVWRSLLGACGTQEDLQIAETAAAKVIELERDEDYVYVMLSNMYASFGRWEDVNVIRSLMSKNRVRKEAGSSWIEIDSFVPYH, encoded by the coding sequence atgaaaccAAATGCATTCGCTCTTGTTCACCTCATTCGTACTGCCACTGAACTTAGCTGCCGCAAATTCGGACAACAGCTCCACAGTTATGCTCTACGTTCTGGTTatcattattcaaatatctATGTCTCAACTTCCCTCATCAAATTCTATGTCACAATCCACTTTTTGACTCATGCCCACAATCTGTTTGTTGAAATTCCTCAACCAAATGTAGTTTCTTGGAACACTTTGATTTCTGGGTATGTGCAAGCTGGCAAGTTTCAAAAAGCATTGTCGCTTTTTATAAACCTAGAAAGGTCTCAAATTTGTGCTGACACGTTTTCTTTCACATCTGCTATGGCTGCCTGTGCCCCACTGAGCTTGTTGAAACTGGGAAGCTCAATTCATTCCAAGACAGTGAAATTGGGAATGGCTAATGACACTGTTGTTGCAAACTGCTTGATTAATATGTATGGGAAATGTGGGTCGGTCGAACCTGCTGTTAGAATATTCTCTGATATCGCTGATAAGGATGATGTTATTTCTTGGAATTCAGTCATAGCAGCATGTGCAAACAATGGAAATATTGAACTTGGGTACAAGTTTTTGCAACTCATGCCGAATCCTAATGGTATTTCTTATAATGGGTTGATAAATGGCATTGCTCAAGCTGGGAAGATAGAAGATGCTGTTTGGATTTTGTCAACTATGCCCTGTCCAAATTCATCTTCTTGGAACTCCATAATTACTGGATTTGTGAATAGGAATCGAGTTCAGGAAGCTTTGGATATGTTCGGTAAAATGCATTTGAGAAACTTGCCGATGGATGAGTTCACATTTTCAATCATTTTAAATGGTATTGCTAGTCTGTCGGCCTTAACGTGGGGGATGACGATACATTGTTGCACAGTAAAGTATGGTGTAGATTCATGTGTAGTTGTAGGGACGGCCCTGATCGACATGTACTCAAAATGTGGGCGGGCGAACAATGCTGAATCAATATTCAATGTGCTGCCTAATAGAAATCTGATTAGCTGGAATGCAATGCTATCTGGATATGCTCGCAATGGTGATTTTGCACAAGTTAGCAGCCTCTTCGAGTCGCTAAAAATGGAAAGAGATATAGAACCAGACGGTATCACGTTTCTTAACCTCATATCAGCATGTTCCCATAACCAAATACCATTTGAGACTGCAATTCGTTACTTTGATGCCATGATGAATGAATATGGGATTGCACCGTCCATTGAGCTTTGTTGTTCGATGATACGACTCATGGGGCAAAAAGGAGAGTTGTGGAGAGCACAAAAGATGATACATGAACTTGGTTTTGAGTCATGTGGAGTTGTTTGGAGGTCTTTGCTTGGTGCTTGTGGAACTCAGGAAGATTTACAAATAGCAGAGACTGCAGCTGCTAAGGTGATTGAATTGGAGAGGGATGAAGATTATGTCTATGTGATGTTGTCTAATATGTATGCATCTTTTGGAAGATGGGAAGATGTTAATGTAATTAGGAGTCTCATGAGTAAGAATAGAGTTAGGAAAGAAGCAGGTTCTAGCTGGATAGAAATAGATAGCTTTGTGCCATATCATTAA